The following proteins are co-located in the Microbulbifer sp. VAAF005 genome:
- a CDS encoding ATP phosphoribosyltransferase regulatory subunit: protein MTQADRWMLPDGIAEILPADAVQLETLRRQLLDLYHCWGYELVIPPMLEFTESLLIGMGHDVDLSTFKVTDQISGRTLGIRADMTPQTARIDAHSFPRRGANRLCYAGQVVYTKPRTPMGSRAPIQVGAELFGVDNLGADLEVISLMLQSLQVAGVSQVHLDLGHVAIYQSLVEAAGLNDEQRSALLAMLQSKATADLCEWVEENVGDQKAAEWLKALPGLVGGRECLDKARELFSGAPQNLLAAVSDLRQVAEALNERYPEVTLFFDLSEVRGYDYETGLVFAAYTPGHGQALANGGRYNGIGAVFGRDRPATGFSSDLVALSNLGSTAVEEGAAILAPDVRGSQGAELWKAIHELRAQGEVVITALAGGADSELDSRCDRELVAEGDSWVVKPRD, encoded by the coding sequence ATGACTCAAGCCGATCGCTGGATGTTACCGGATGGCATTGCAGAAATTCTGCCTGCGGATGCCGTGCAATTGGAGACTCTGCGCCGCCAACTACTGGACCTCTACCACTGCTGGGGGTACGAGTTGGTGATACCGCCGATGTTGGAATTCACCGAGTCCCTCCTGATTGGGATGGGCCATGATGTAGATCTGAGCACCTTTAAGGTTACCGACCAGATATCTGGACGCACTTTGGGTATACGCGCGGATATGACTCCGCAGACTGCCCGGATTGATGCCCACAGCTTTCCCCGCAGAGGCGCCAACCGCCTCTGCTACGCCGGTCAGGTGGTGTACACCAAGCCGCGAACCCCGATGGGTTCGCGAGCGCCGATACAGGTTGGCGCCGAACTGTTTGGTGTGGACAACCTCGGTGCAGACCTTGAGGTGATCTCGCTGATGCTGCAAAGCCTTCAGGTAGCGGGTGTCAGCCAAGTGCACCTGGACCTGGGCCACGTCGCGATTTACCAGAGTCTGGTTGAAGCGGCGGGCCTCAATGACGAGCAGCGCAGCGCCCTGTTGGCCATGTTGCAGAGCAAGGCGACTGCTGATCTGTGCGAGTGGGTCGAGGAGAATGTTGGCGACCAGAAGGCTGCCGAGTGGCTGAAGGCGCTCCCGGGGCTGGTTGGGGGACGGGAATGCCTGGATAAGGCCCGCGAACTCTTTTCTGGAGCCCCGCAAAATTTGCTGGCGGCAGTCTCCGATTTGAGGCAGGTAGCTGAGGCTCTGAATGAGCGCTATCCAGAGGTGACACTGTTCTTCGATTTGAGTGAAGTACGCGGCTACGACTATGAAACAGGTCTGGTATTCGCCGCCTACACACCGGGCCACGGCCAGGCATTGGCCAATGGTGGACGCTACAACGGTATCGGAGCCGTGTTTGGGCGCGATCGCCCAGCAACAGGCTTCAGTAGTGACCTGGTGGCATTGAGTAATCTGGGCAGCACTGCCGTTGAAGAGGGCGCTGCGATATTGGCGCCAGATGTCAGAGGCTCCCAGGGCGCTGAACTGTGGAAGGCGATTCACGAGCTGCGGGCTCAAGGTGAAGTGGTCATCACAGCCCTTGCTGGTGGTGCCGATAGTGAACTGGATTCCCGCTGTGACCGAGAGTTGGTTGCTGAGGGTGATTCGTGGGTAGTAAAACCACGAGACTGA